A stretch of the Desulforamulus ferrireducens genome encodes the following:
- the istA gene encoding IS21 family transposase: MIKVDTYKYIKDLHIKERKSIRQISRETGLARQTIRKILYGSVEEVTRYKRKVSPPAPLKEQFLPIIREWIVENLNAPPKQRYTASRIFERLQEEKGFTGCDSTVRGWVREIKQQLNIERAETYVPLEHDPVGRAQCDWTPATVKINGRDINGDVFLIRFSNSKAFYVRFYPHQRQEAFFDAHEKAFAFFNGVPQSILYDNLKTAVKRMLVGRKREEQDAFIKFRAHHGFDSDFCNRAKGNEKGGVESLARYVKWHIFTPVPEFPTIDALNNWIEGRCRKLNTKPRGRNRQSFWEAFTLEQDKLLPLSVHTFDCCTRKEAKVNRFSLVQFDRNQYSVPTEYTGKMVTVKGYVDKIEIYYQQTKLATHERCYEAGKQKFRLEHYLKLLERKPRSVGQAKPVRQANLPAPFAQYHQAVQRIDPAEGDRRFVNVLLLLRRYPVHILSSALILALEQSRLLPAEVEQLADIIDRPPSKPESIARTPVSITPSQIAPTQLHRYASLLKGGVGA; the protein is encoded by the coding sequence ATGATCAAGGTGGACACTTATAAGTATATCAAAGATCTTCACATCAAGGAACGCAAATCAATAAGACAAATTTCTAGAGAAACTGGTCTTGCCCGGCAGACCATCCGCAAAATACTTTATGGTTCTGTGGAAGAGGTCACACGTTACAAACGAAAAGTTTCCCCACCCGCACCGCTTAAGGAACAGTTTTTACCAATTATCCGCGAATGGATAGTTGAAAACCTTAATGCTCCACCCAAACAACGTTACACCGCCAGCCGTATCTTTGAACGCCTTCAAGAAGAGAAAGGCTTTACCGGCTGTGATTCAACCGTCCGGGGCTGGGTCAGGGAAATTAAGCAACAACTGAATATCGAACGTGCCGAAACATATGTTCCCCTGGAACATGATCCGGTTGGCCGTGCCCAATGTGATTGGACTCCTGCCACGGTTAAAATCAACGGCCGGGATATTAACGGCGATGTATTTCTAATACGCTTCAGCAACAGCAAAGCTTTCTACGTCAGATTTTATCCACATCAGAGGCAAGAAGCATTTTTCGATGCTCACGAAAAGGCGTTTGCATTTTTCAATGGGGTCCCGCAAAGCATTCTTTATGATAATCTAAAGACCGCCGTTAAACGTATGCTGGTAGGTCGTAAACGGGAAGAACAGGATGCTTTTATCAAGTTTCGCGCCCATCATGGTTTTGACAGTGACTTTTGTAACCGTGCCAAGGGTAATGAAAAAGGCGGCGTTGAGAGCTTGGCTCGCTATGTTAAGTGGCACATTTTTACACCGGTACCTGAATTTCCTACGATAGATGCCCTTAACAACTGGATCGAGGGACGCTGCCGGAAACTTAACACAAAACCAAGGGGCCGCAATCGGCAAAGTTTCTGGGAAGCCTTTACACTTGAACAGGACAAGCTGTTACCCCTCTCTGTTCATACATTTGACTGCTGCACTAGAAAAGAGGCAAAAGTAAACCGCTTTAGCCTGGTGCAGTTTGACCGAAACCAGTATTCTGTGCCCACTGAGTACACAGGTAAAATGGTTACCGTCAAAGGCTATGTAGATAAAATTGAAATCTACTATCAACAAACCAAGCTGGCTACCCATGAACGATGTTACGAGGCAGGCAAACAAAAGTTCCGGCTGGAACATTACCTAAAACTACTAGAAAGAAAACCTCGCTCTGTTGGCCAAGCCAAACCGGTACGGCAGGCTAATCTTCCCGCCCCCTTTGCCCAGTACCATCAGGCTGTACAGCGAATTGACCCGGCAGAAGGCGACCGGCGTTTTGTAAATGTATTGTTACTGCTGCGCCGCTATCCTGTCCACATATTAAGCAGCGCCTTAATTCTGGCACTGGAACAAAGCAGGCTGTTGCCGGCAGAGGTAGAACAATTGGCGGATATTATCGACAGGCCACCTTCAAAACCGGAAAGCATTGCCCGAACACCGGTAAGCATAACGCCAAGTCAAATAGCCCCTACCCAGCTGCACCGTTATGCCAGCTTGCTTAAAGGTGGTGTTGGGGCATGA
- a CDS encoding transposase, whose product MSTTDPDCGLFRKGEHKVEFAYTAHVACDKRSFILGCELTPGNVHDSTVFDKVYDEVVKRFPEVEIVTLDAGYKTPWICKKIIDDGRNPSTPYKRPMSKRGFFYPYEYVYDEYYNCVVCPNNQVLRYVRTNKEGCREFKSNPMVCKDCSFLERCTGSKSYQKVVNKHIWEDYIDQAEHFRHSPAGKASYQLRSQTIERIFADAKEKYAMRYTLYRGLTRVKNWVKLKFAAMNLKKLAMWAY is encoded by the coding sequence ATGTCCACTACCGATCCCGACTGTGGTCTCTTTCGCAAGGGCGAACATAAAGTCGAATTTGCCTATACAGCACATGTAGCCTGCGATAAGAGAAGTTTCATACTGGGGTGTGAATTGACACCTGGAAATGTCCATGACAGCACAGTATTTGACAAGGTATATGATGAGGTAGTGAAAAGATTTCCCGAAGTAGAGATCGTCACATTAGATGCTGGTTACAAGACACCGTGGATATGCAAGAAGATTATCGATGACGGCAGGAACCCATCGACACCGTATAAACGACCTATGAGTAAAAGGGGTTTTTTCTACCCTTATGAATACGTATACGATGAATACTATAACTGTGTTGTGTGCCCAAATAATCAGGTGTTACGATATGTAAGAACCAATAAGGAAGGATGCCGTGAATTTAAAAGCAATCCAATGGTGTGCAAAGACTGTTCCTTCTTAGAACGGTGTACTGGAAGTAAGTCATATCAAAAAGTGGTAAACAAACACATTTGGGAAGATTATATTGACCAAGCTGAACACTTCCGGCATTCACCCGCAGGTAAAGCTAGCTATCAGTTACGAAGCCAAACCATAGAAAGAATATTTGCGGATGCCAAGGAAAAGTATGCTATGCGTTATACTTTATATAGAGGCTTAACACGAGTGAAGAACTGGGTTAAGCTTAAATTTGCTGCCATGAACCTTAAAAAATTAGCAATGTGGGCTTATTAA
- a CDS encoding undecaprenyl-diphosphate phosphatase, producing MEDILKSLILGIVQGFTEFLPISSTGHLLLGRKLMGLSEAGLFLDTMLHLGTLLAVVVVFWQDILYMIKRPFSKLSLLVIVATIPTAIIGLTFEDYFEEISKTGVTVGWEFLFTGVILWVADNMKHKGTKNIEQISFFNAFMVGTLQGAAILPAVSRSGLTIAGALFQGINKETAARFSFLVSLPAILGAVVLQSAKLVNGQAESIGFLPLVVGTIAAAISGYVAVKWMLKILQRGSLKIFSIYVWILGVAILIAQFLGKF from the coding sequence ATGGAAGATATTTTAAAGTCGTTGATTTTAGGTATAGTTCAAGGCTTTACTGAATTTTTGCCCATTAGCAGTACCGGCCATCTGCTGTTAGGTCGCAAGCTGATGGGACTTTCCGAAGCAGGTCTCTTCCTGGATACCATGCTGCACCTGGGGACTCTCCTGGCAGTGGTGGTGGTTTTCTGGCAAGATATTTTATATATGATTAAGAGGCCCTTTAGTAAACTCTCCCTGCTGGTGATAGTTGCCACCATCCCCACCGCCATCATAGGCTTGACCTTTGAAGACTACTTTGAGGAGATTTCTAAGACAGGTGTAACGGTGGGTTGGGAATTTTTATTTACCGGGGTTATTCTCTGGGTGGCAGATAATATGAAGCATAAAGGTACCAAGAACATAGAGCAAATATCTTTTTTTAATGCTTTTATGGTGGGCACCCTGCAAGGGGCGGCTATTTTGCCTGCCGTCTCCCGCTCCGGTCTGACCATTGCCGGTGCTCTCTTTCAAGGTATTAATAAAGAGACCGCGGCCCGTTTCTCTTTTTTGGTTTCCTTACCCGCCATCTTGGGCGCAGTGGTCTTGCAAAGTGCCAAGCTGGTTAACGGCCAGGCAGAATCCATCGGCTTCCTGCCACTTGTGGTAGGAACCATTGCCGCTGCCATTTCAGGTTATGTGGCTGTGAAATGGATGTTGAAAATATTACAAAGAGGCTCACTGAAGATATTCTCCATCTATGTCTGGATTCTGGGTGTGGCTATCTTAATTGCTCAGTTCCTAGGAAAATTTTAA
- a CDS encoding heparan-alpha-glucosaminide N-acetyltransferase, producing the protein MKFSNRIWELDSLRGLAILLMVMFHLIFDLNAFYQIPIPYEQGPIYYVGKAAAVLFIFVAGVSCTLSRNNVKRGIKLVLWGMVITLVTSIVVPGSNIIFGILHFLGVSILLYPLFKKLNPMSMLLLGTIIILSGTLLDHISMSNNWLAPLGLVAKSFFSLDYYPLIPWFGLFLYGVAGGQMLYREKKSLFHFRPKRSLLSTLGQHSLFIYLIHQPVILLFLYLFF; encoded by the coding sequence ATGAAATTTTCCAATCGCATTTGGGAATTGGATTCTTTGCGTGGTCTAGCCATCCTGTTAATGGTTATGTTTCACCTAATCTTTGATTTAAATGCCTTTTATCAAATACCAATTCCTTACGAGCAAGGTCCAATTTATTATGTTGGCAAAGCTGCCGCAGTCTTATTTATTTTTGTTGCCGGCGTCAGTTGTACTTTAAGTAGAAATAATGTTAAGAGGGGTATTAAACTTGTCCTCTGGGGCATGGTTATTACTTTGGTGACATCCATTGTGGTACCAGGCTCCAATATCATCTTTGGCATACTACATTTTCTTGGCGTTAGCATTCTCCTTTATCCCCTCTTTAAAAAGCTTAATCCCATGTCTATGCTTCTCTTGGGAACAATCATTATTCTGTCAGGAACCCTCCTGGACCATATCAGCATGAGCAACAACTGGTTAGCCCCACTGGGGCTAGTGGCCAAGTCTTTTTTTTCTTTGGATTATTACCCGCTGATTCCCTGGTTTGGTCTATTTCTCTATGGGGTAGCCGGTGGGCAAATGCTGTACCGAGAAAAGAAAAGCCTTTTCCATTTTAGACCCAAGAGGAGCCTGTTGTCTACCCTTGGCCAACATTCTTTATTTATTTACCTCATCCATCAGCCAGTCATTTTACTATTTTTGTATTTGTTCTTCTAA